Proteins encoded in a region of the Zunongwangia endophytica genome:
- the rbfA gene encoding 30S ribosome-binding factor RbfA, translating to METNRQKKIGGVLQKDLAEIVNNFLRDAGINGILISVSKVKVTTDLSIAKAYLSVFPQKHAEEILKELNEVKYKIKHEMAMRTKNQLRKMPDLSFFIDDSLEYIENIDKSLQGEEDPINNPDLLERRKKS from the coding sequence ATGGAAACAAATAGACAGAAAAAAATAGGAGGCGTACTGCAAAAAGATCTGGCCGAAATCGTAAATAATTTTTTACGCGATGCCGGAATTAATGGAATTTTAATTTCTGTTTCTAAAGTTAAAGTAACGACAGATCTTAGTATAGCCAAAGCATACCTTAGTGTTTTTCCGCAAAAACATGCCGAGGAGATTCTTAAAGAATTAAACGAAGTAAAGTACAAGATAAAGCACGAGATGGCGATGCGTACCAAAAATCAGTTGCGTAAAATGCCAGATTTGAGCTTTTTTATAGATGACTCTTTAGAATATATCGAGAATATCGATAAATCTTTGCAAGGCGAAGAAGACCCAATTAACAATCCAGATCTTCTAGAACGTAGGAAAAAGTCGTAA
- the mce gene encoding methylmalonyl-CoA epimerase, translated as MKKIEHIGIAVSDLEAANKTYAAVMGKSHYKTEEVQSEQVITSFFEIGESKVELLAATSNDSALAKSILKRGEGLHHIAFAVDNIEAEIERLQSEGFRLLNDQPKKGADNKLIAFMHPKEANGVLIELCQEIQ; from the coding sequence ATGAAAAAGATTGAACATATAGGTATCGCCGTTAGCGATCTAGAAGCAGCCAATAAAACTTATGCAGCGGTGATGGGAAAATCTCATTATAAAACCGAAGAAGTGCAGAGTGAACAGGTAATTACCTCTTTTTTTGAAATTGGAGAAAGTAAAGTCGAATTATTGGCAGCAACTTCTAATGACAGTGCTCTTGCAAAATCTATTTTGAAACGAGGTGAAGGTTTGCATCATATTGCTTTTGCAGTTGATAATATTGAAGCTGAGATAGAAAGATTACAAAGTGAAGGCTTTAGGTTATTAAATGATCAACCTAAAAAGGGAGCGGATAATAAGCTAATTGCCTTTATGCATCCCAAAGAAGCCAACGGAGTTTTGATCGAGCTTTGCCAAGAAATACAGTAA
- the pckA gene encoding phosphoenolpyruvate carboxykinase (ATP), which translates to MSLNTSNSNYFQQMTPKKLVEITIKKGQGQLTNSGSLAINTGKFTGRSPKDRFIVEEDITKGVLNWGEINISISSENYRKLKDDILKYLEGKEIYTRFANAGALKKYQLRLEVITEYAWSNLFAYNMFIRPEEKELENFRKDWTIIDAPGFMADPGVHGTRQSNFAILSFSEKTVLIGGTGYTGEIKKGIFSALNFILPTEHDVLPMHCSANVGKNKDTAIFFGLSGTGKTTLSADPNRKLVGDDEHGWTPEGQIFNFEGGCYAKVIDLDKKSEPDIYNAIHVGALLENVIIKNGEVDFKDISITQNTRVSYPINHIDNIQVPSVGENPENIFFLTADAFGVLPPVSKLTKNQAAYHFISGYTSKIAGTEAGINEPVPSFSACFGEPFMPLHPTIYAEMLSEKIERSDANVWLINTGWTGGAYGVGSRIKLEYTRAMVNAILDGKLDKTYSYEKYHIHSVFGVAQPRSCPGVPDKVLSPRATWDNDEAYYTAAFKLSNAFRINFAKFESYANEEIRRGGPQRFDF; encoded by the coding sequence ATGAGCTTAAATACTTCGAACTCCAATTATTTTCAGCAAATGACCCCCAAAAAACTAGTGGAAATTACTATAAAAAAGGGGCAGGGGCAATTGACCAATTCAGGAAGCCTCGCCATAAACACCGGCAAATTTACTGGTCGATCTCCAAAAGATCGTTTTATTGTTGAAGAAGATATAACAAAAGGCGTATTGAATTGGGGAGAAATAAATATTTCGATTTCCTCTGAAAATTATAGGAAATTAAAAGATGATATTCTCAAATACTTAGAGGGTAAAGAAATTTATACAAGGTTTGCCAATGCCGGCGCTCTGAAAAAATACCAGCTAAGACTTGAAGTGATCACTGAATATGCGTGGTCAAATCTTTTTGCTTATAATATGTTCATCAGACCTGAAGAAAAAGAACTTGAGAATTTTAGGAAAGACTGGACAATAATTGATGCACCCGGGTTTATGGCAGATCCTGGAGTGCACGGAACCAGGCAGTCAAATTTTGCGATACTAAGCTTTTCAGAAAAAACAGTTTTAATTGGTGGAACAGGGTATACTGGAGAAATCAAAAAAGGCATATTTTCAGCCTTAAACTTTATCCTTCCAACAGAACATGATGTTTTACCGATGCACTGCTCGGCTAATGTTGGAAAAAATAAGGATACAGCTATTTTCTTCGGACTTTCGGGAACAGGAAAAACTACTTTATCAGCCGATCCTAATAGAAAATTAGTTGGGGACGATGAGCATGGCTGGACACCTGAAGGTCAAATCTTCAATTTTGAAGGTGGTTGCTATGCTAAGGTTATTGATCTCGATAAAAAATCTGAACCTGATATTTATAATGCTATCCATGTAGGGGCTTTACTGGAAAATGTGATCATTAAGAACGGAGAAGTTGATTTTAAGGATATCTCTATCACTCAAAATACACGTGTGAGCTACCCCATCAACCATATTGATAACATTCAGGTTCCATCCGTAGGAGAGAATCCTGAAAATATATTTTTTCTAACGGCAGATGCTTTTGGGGTTTTACCTCCTGTTTCTAAACTTACTAAAAATCAGGCAGCTTATCACTTCATTTCTGGCTATACCTCAAAAATTGCAGGAACTGAAGCCGGCATAAATGAACCTGTACCTTCCTTTTCTGCATGCTTTGGTGAACCATTTATGCCGTTGCACCCTACGATCTATGCGGAAATGCTCAGTGAAAAAATCGAAAGAAGTGATGCGAATGTCTGGCTTATTAATACTGGATGGACTGGAGGAGCTTACGGGGTTGGATCAAGAATAAAATTAGAATATACTAGGGCAATGGTGAATGCTATTTTGGATGGCAAATTGGATAAGACTTATTCTTATGAAAAATACCACATCCACTCCGTTTTTGGAGTCGCACAACCGAGATCCTGTCCGGGCGTTCCGGATAAAGTTTTAAGTCCAAGAGCGACCTGGGATAATGATGAAGCATATTATACCGCTGCCTTTAAGCTTTCTAATGCCTTTAGAATAAATTTTGCGAAATTTGAATCTTATGCAAATGAGGAAATTCGCCGCGGAGGACCGCAGCGATTCGACTTTTAA